One Halichondria panicea chromosome 3, odHalPani1.1, whole genome shotgun sequence genomic region harbors:
- the LOC135333555 gene encoding deleted in malignant brain tumors 1 protein-like isoform X2: protein MCSHTKHFLLCWWFIVQLLGLGKCQCSDGDARLIQQETDYLCGRLEVCHSGVWGTVCDNGMDINVAQAACQQLSAGNATNISGDALLGEGTGSIFDISCTNYSMSLLNCSITDSLSCSLHTNDVSICCSFECTDDDIRLLDGGVPSRGRIETCRNNKWAVLCQDLLTDTTASDVCNSLDYSPYGAVSVNGAYFVWSRASTTLIRAHDGGNCVERGQYQGVICQAKSTVAGNCSHGAMRLVDLVDDHTTMTRVGRVEVCVNNAWGSVCKNSFNSPEADVVCNRIPGFTGVGAIVSVGNGTSPIFLDSLQCIGTETSLVDCADELRPVGITNCQKDNVVIVQCADLNECASGDPCPGEGALCQNSFMNYTCGCAQGYVLTDNGTCVSTACSNGEIRLMIGEDEDSPDYGAIEPNFFVVNSSDVLRAGRVEVCVDGVYGTICQDGNWGNNDASVVCSQLGFSPYGAFPLTSSDSLFLEGSLPALLGGLDCAGNETDIFDCQRSDDTSATSCDRFQDARVVCHSTSYLLLNESAECNDGALRLTGGSSTRGRLEVCVNNAWGTVCSHGFNENAANVACASLGDYTALPVFENLTELRGLSDAPIFLSSVSCEGSEESLLQCKSTLPAGLYIPSLCYSTVGLECQDIDECLNASLNNCSQRCMNTMGSFYCYCDSGYEGSADCIDIDECSLSLDNCSKFATCDNTEGGFDCSCRRGYEGNGFACADMCIMGQTRLLLGDRNQYITNTLPPWLKNIEEFFTYNDILLAGRVEYCSSGGSYDTLCGDSWTNKEASIVCRTLGLSPYGAVAVTNGGFRQETLPLPPLLTVNCDQSESTLSECVFSNAVDMCTNRGVGVVCQVPSTINDTCTTGDLRLVEGAHELEGRLEVCVNRAWGTVCSDGFSESDANVVCSQLGPRYNGVLVHPNAGVFGAGTGPIFLDNLACSGDEETLLQCDFYSRSVGLHDCLHSQDVGVTCRDFNECSTDNGGCEYACNNLVGFPYYNCSCQLGYILNSDNKSCIDIDECEVTISCHDNATCSNTNGSYICECNDGFFGDGITCDIACFEGDVRLGDIVDSVSSSVVGRVEVCFNHTYGTICGDGWSNAEASVVCKQLGFSSYGAVPLTRGQFGTLMPPDILASTECRGNEESLLQCNYSTDTSGCDRFNDAGVACQNITEENTNTTCMNGEIRVVTSNTSQQSIEGRVEVCLNNAWGSVCGDSYFDSVDAGVLCGQLGKYSRDSAEIVSGSPGTGPIFVDRLECSADDQTLSDCRMTSPLGVVDRLCDHSMDISIRCIDIDECSNYTLNNCSQTCLNVRDGYECSCKTGYRLLPDNVTCEAIDACLSMELNNCSSNAKCNSTSTAPGTFECTCFKGYEGNGVSCENINECEDQFFCGNNAMCFDTEGSYCCMCAVGFYPISVECGNTTLICDDIDECAQNETNTCDIMNGYCNNTQGGYECLCNFGYSSNTTMNNTCRCEEGQVVLLSDSQPPSVDQTEGRVEVCINNSYTAVCDDLWDELEALIICRQLGFNVSIHEVVAVKEAAGQYGAGNATIILDDLSCSGEERNLLQCELGGPRLHTCDISEVAGVQCGVTCINGSIRLAVGDDIDLFVDTMTKEELVYIDDTLSEGRVEICMDGRYGTICADGDSWSFNEAAVVCRQLGFTANGASPVGSGFFSTDTRATLFDRVTCSESEVNVMQCARKPFTGEQCSHDAAVICQDPATVDASATQCINSHVMLFGNRLNNTGRAQICINNVWGTICDNGISSSELRVICRQWGPYSEGAILLHDSPFGLGSGPVFLQFSGSRCDGSEENLLDCDHRPLSLTTPLCSDHANDVAVVCPLCDPDTNQPCLQQTGPNSMCIYNSTTSYSCGCRPGFQGENCDDINECDTDDGSCHNCENTDGSYTCNCSHGFELMSIKDRKFCQDINECETLEAVCNGSTFCKNTDGGYVCTCNEGYKVDDNNTCHDINECEEGGIHNCSEYATCDNTIGGFNCTCQFKYSGDGFSCGCAEGDIRLMNGSVPSEGQSEGRVEVCRGGVFGTVCDRYWNDLNARVVCHRLGFSGKDHAAIRRTLTNKLYGKAPNLSQIHMDKVLCRGNETSLLSCQNSQNISDCRHVDVASVKCEVPCFEGDIRLIPDEESSEAFYTKLRENNNVEKEFIFYNGRLRLGRVEICHDRSYTTVCRDNWDNLDASVVCSQLGFSPNGAVVGPSKFTQRQLAVSLIDVNCTGKEAHLTDCDSESSSVCVGGDDADVVCQGVETVKFTEENCSHGDIRLINDGVPHLFEGRLEVCVNNVWGTVCEIGFDRLDAQVVCMMAGFSAGRNHMFSTMYGPGKGPIFLSRLDCAGTEDSIFDCNTFDFSSLHNCNHNQDISVICESTCPEIEEIGSFGTYLWLGDIVAKQTISIPCELNCSGVIVGREAIKTCDESGKWEDTNYSACPTANTCYLQNQIQELTAQNANSVVADVSATISRSDDEDQSSVTIKVLSELFEHFAGQPPLPEEAVQDLVGILSDVSNWTLDALQDDAPSMVETFESIFNNFDFTTTGITTSSPSVAYIGREVSLQSLQQSGQMFSLNDAGPSFTARSSSMSISLPPSVFSKFSSPNIRLSFSAFSDANLFPLSPQTNRNPRFQIGSPVIGANILDQALVGNVTISMILSNTNYRAPICSFWDSDSSLGTGTWSNEGCSLVTYDENSGLVECTCNHLTNFGLLANTNPVSCLPNTHEPNEDFTECIPRTPNVTLGNYSSSVDYGNVLLIVCETSPLFRVEWRYKNGTLVERSFNDGPPSDYAGHLYSFRNSTSRVDLRTLVFSNSNMDRIDIGFQDVQNEISRMYECVASNFEVTNTSVTVTPRPRTAEGRPSFMRFSTDPNMLMRFELNPPALFAGYISNQIVSEVDEITAAQCRPLPDGRRMEDVENSWDRYDCILTSSSDSTVITNAASNVLQRLRYPVVVKDSVNVSNQGFCDSEINNTVLHGVYSWTETEVGGKNSFLCYYRSLNAPNSTATVARICNGHRMWSTYTPGECISETTFEFQRISQIGITSENIEMVVEQLANAVSFAATDMRDQISDNAAVVSSTLSSAATVVTSGNFSINIPFLTNVSGVVSAISIWPSKAIRNSSTEVVSSFDTFAENLVSQENFTNNTIEQPQLLFRGQQGNLSTLRQVGFVFDVSALDLMTAVNNSYNDTSPPAYNKVTVMLPSEVFKQTESTGLAFSVYPNSSLFPLDEYLDSVGLIVGTPVVGAIVANTFISNLTLPVTITLPIIVNTENYTRTNPTHCVSWNFTTGNWSTDGCSVLDSNITNGSISCQCNHLTNFAIIMNIQARLSPRKSDEVLDAISYIGSVLSIIGLIITIITLTGSKKLRSLDITYFQVQFCISVLGMLLTFMIGIDRTEIKGICTFMSSLLQYFVLSSMLWMAAQALLMFRKLVLVFGIITKRFLFITSLICWILPLVFVTAALGTLSSGNNYLIFSGTDMAEDRSTACFISNLYVLLGTALIPIYLVLIFNLIVFACVLWVIIKKMHQKQGVGMNNTSKLNIANLKLMMGIFSISVVLGLAWIFGAFTFDKASELVFSYLFVIFNAFQGFVFFIFVVIVSSEGRAFWTKTLRLNALSKQLSKGNKTTGNNSRSPSSPNEVISYANTSTRQRSDFTNSIEKESSFEEAYIPEDSKYSVPAQSVDLGDKENSIEMTVIPNSNPYNDSSTTSASIDLSQDVSIVLECQENSS, encoded by the exons GTGCTGTTAGTGTGAATGGTGCTTATTTTGTGTGGAGCAGGGCTAGTACTACACTGATACGGGCTCATGATGGTGGAAACTGTGTTGAAAGAGGACAGTATCAGGGAGTCATATGTCAAG CCAAATCAACAGTAGCTGGAAATTGCAGCCATGGGGCAATGAGACTTGTCGACTTGGTTGATGATCATACTACAATGACCAGAGTGGGAAGAGTGGAAGTTTGTGTCAATAACGCATGGGGAAGTGTCTGCAAGAACAGTTTCAATTCACCTGAAGCAGATGTTGTTTGTAATCGCATCCCTGGCTTCACTGGTGTTG GTGCTATTGTATCCGTGGGCAATGGAACGAGTCCCATCTTCCTGGACAGCCTCCAGTGTATCGGCACTGAGACTAGTTTGGTGGACTGTGCTGATGAACTTAGACCAGTCGGGATAACAAACTGCCAAAAAGACAATGTTGTAATTGTTCAGTGTGCAG ACCTCAATGAGTGTGCAAGTGGTGATCCTTGTCCTGGGGAGGGCGCACTCTGTCAGAACTCCTTCATGAACTACACCTGCGGGTGTGCTCAGGGATACGTCCTGACCGATAATGGAACATGCGTTAGTACAG CTTGCTCAAATGGGGAAATCCGACTAATGATAGGAGAGGATGAAGACTCACCAGACTACGGAGCAATCGAGCCCAACTTTTTTGTCGTGAACAGCAGTGATGTGCTCAGGGCAGGGAGGGTGGAGGTATGTGTAGATGGAGTATATGGCACCATCTGTCAAGACGGCAATTGGGGAAACAATGATGCCTCAGTGGTTTGCAGCCAACTTGGATTCTCACCCTATG GAGCCTTTCCATTGACCAGTTCCGACTCACTCTTCCTAGAAGGTAGTCTGCCTGCTCTGTTGGGAGGATTAGATTGTGCTGGAAATGAGACAGACATTTTTGACTGCCAAAGAAGTGATGATACCTCTGCAACATCTTGTGACAGATTCCAGGACGCAAGAGTAGTCTGCCATTCCACCT CATATTTGTTGCTAAATGAGAGTGCTGAGTGCAACGATGGAGCTTTGAGACTTACTGGAGGGAGCTCCACCAGAGGTAGACTGGAAGTCTGTGTCAACAACGCATGGGGAACTGTGTGTTCCCATGGTTTTAACGAGAACGCTGCTAATGTTGCTTGTGCTTCTCTTGGCGACTATACAG CATTACCGGTATTTGAAAATCTGACTGAGCTTCGTGGATTATCTGATGCCCCAATTTTCCTGAGTAGTGTGAGTTGTGAGGGAAGTGAGGAATCTCTATTGCAGTGCAAGTCTACCCTACCAGCTGGCCTTTACATACCGTCACTTTGTTATTCCACCGTGGGACTAGAATGTCAAG ATATTGATGAATGTCTCAATGCCAGTCTGAACAACTGTTCTCAGCGTTGTATGAACACCATGGGTAGCTTTTACTGCTATTGTGACAGTGGATACGAGGGGAGCGCAGATTGTATTG ACATTGATGAGTGCTCCCTCTCTCTGGATAACTGTAGCAAGTTTGCTACCTGTGACAACACTGAGGGTGGATTTGATTGTAGCTGTCGCCGTGGATATGAAGGAAATGGATTTGCTTGTGCTG atatgTGTATCATGGGACAGACTAGACTCTTACTTGGAGATAGGAATCAATATATCACGAACACACTTCCTCCGTGGCTTAAGAATATTGAGGAGTTCTTCACTTATAATGACATTCTGCTTGCTGGGCGTGTGGAGTACTGTTCAAGTGGTGGTAGCTATGACACGTTGTGTGGTGACTCTTGGACCAACAAAGAAGCATCTATAGTCTGTAGAACACTTGGATTGTCGCCCTATG GTGCAGTGGCTGTTACAAATGGTGGCTTTCGCCAAGAGACTCTTCCTCTTCCCCCTCTCTTGACAGTGAATTGTGATCAATCAGAAAGTACTTTGTCCGAGTGTGTGTTCTCCAATGCCGTAGATATGTGTACAAACAGAGGTGTTGGTGTAGTTTGCCAAG TACCTTCTACCATAAATGATACGTGCACTACTGGTGATTTGCGACTGGTAGAAGGGGCACATGAGCTGGAAGGTCGTCTGGAGGTATGTGTCAACAGAGCCTGGGGCACTGTCTGCAGTGATGGATTCAGTGAAAGTGATGCCAATGTCGTTTGTTCACAACTTGGTCCTCGTTACAATG GAGTCCTTGTACATCCGAATGCTGGTGTGTTTGGTGCTGGGACTGGCCCAATTTTTTTGGACAACTTGGCTTGTTCTGGTGATGAAGAAACTTTGCTTCAGTGTGACTTCTACAGCCGCTCTGTTGGTCTCCATGACTGTCTGCACTCACAGGATGTGGGGGTCACATGCAGAG ATTTTAACGAGTGCTCGACTGATAATGGTGGTTGTGAATACGCCTGCAATAATCTTGTTGGTTTTCCGTACTACAATTGCTCCTGTCAGCTGGGCTACATtctgaacagtgacaacaagTCATGCATcg ACATTGACGAGTGTGAGGTTACCATCTCTTGTCATGACAACGCCACTTGTTCCAACACCAATGGTAGCTACATCTGTGAATGCAACGATGGTTTCTTTGGAGACGGAATCACTTGTGATA TCGCTTGTTTTGAGGGTGATGTTCGACTTGGTGATATTGTGGACAGTGTATCCTCATCTGTGGTTGGTAGAGTTGAAGTCTGTTTTAATCACACGTATGGTACCATTTGTGGTGATGGTTGGAGTAATGCGGAAGCTTCAGTGGTGTGTAAACAGCTGGGCTTCAGCTCATATG GAGCTGTACCATTGACTCGAGGGCAATTTGGAACTTTAATGCCGCCAGATATACTAGCGAGTACAGAATGTAGAGGCAATGAAGAGAGCCTCCTCCAATGTAACTACTCGACTGATACCAGTGGCTGTGATCGTTTTAATGATGCTGGAGTAGCATGCCAAA ACATTACTGAAGAAAACACCAACACCACTTGCATGAATGGAGAGATTAGAGTAGTTACTAGCAATACTTCTCAGCAGTCTATTGAAGGCAGAGTAGAGGTGTGTCTTAACAATGCCTGGGGCAGTGTATGCGGAGATTCCTACTTCGACTCTGTGGACGCTGGAGTGTTGTGTGGGCAATTGGGCAAATACTCACGAGACAGTGCAGAGATAGTGTCTGGCTCCCCCGGCACTGGTCCTATCTTTGTGGACAGACTGGAATGCTCTGCTGATGACCAAACACTTTCAGACTGTcgaatgacctctccactggGTGTGGTGGATCGATTGTGTGACCATTCCATGGACATCAGCATTAGATGTATCG ATATCGATGAATGTAGCAATTACACACTGAACAACTGCTCCCAAACGTGCTTGAATGTTCGTGATGGTTATGAGTGCTCTTGTAAAACTGGATATCGACTGTTGCCCGATAATGTCACTTGTGAAG CAATCGATGCCTGTCTCTCAATGGAACTCAATAACTGTAGTTCAAACGCAAAATGCAACAGTACTAGTACTGCACCTGGCACTTTCGAATGTACTTGCTTCAAAGGATATGAAGGAAATGGTGTTTCCTGTGAAA ATATCAATGAGTGTGAGGATCAATTTTTCTGTGGTAATAACGCTATGTGCTTCGACACTGAGGGAAGCTACTGCTGTATGTGTGCAGTCGGATTCTATCCTATCTCTGTGGAGTGTGGAAACACTACCCTTATCTGTGACG ATATTGACGAGTGTGCACAGAATGAGACTAACACCTGTGACATTATGAATGGCTACTGCAACAACACTCAAGGCGGCTATGAGTGCCTCTGTAACTTCGGCTATAGCAGCAATACCACAATGAACAATACTTGCA GATGTGAAGAAGGTCAAGTTGTTCTGTTGAGTGATAGTCAGCCACCTAGTGTGGATCAAACAGAGGGTAGGGTGGAGGTCTGCATAAACAATTCCTATACTGCTGTATGTGATGATCTTTGGGATGAGCTTGAAGCTCTAATCATTTGCAGACAGCTTGGATTCAACGTCTCCATCC ATGAGGTGGTAGCTGTTAAGGAAGCTGCTGGACAATATGGGGCTGGGAATGCCACGATCATCCTAGATGATTTGTCTTGTTCTGGGGAAGAGCGCAACCTACTTCAGTGTGAGCTAGGTGGTCCACGGCTACACACTTGTGACATTTCTGAAGTAGCTGGAGTCCAGTGTGGAG TTACCTGTATTAACGGCAGCATTCGTCTCGCGGTCGGTGATGACATCGACTTGTTTGTAGACACAATGACCAAAGAAGAATTGGTGTATATAGATGACACCTTGAGTGAGGGCAGGGTAGAGATCTGCATGGACGGTCGTTATGGCACTATCTGTGCGGATGGTGACAGCTGGTCATTTAATGAGGCTGCAGTAGTGTGCAGACAGTTGGGCTTCACTGCTAATG GTGCTTCACCAGTGGGTAGTGGTTTCTTCAGCACTGACACTCGTGCAACACTGTTCGATCGTGTTACTTGTTCGGAAAGTGAGGTGAATGTGATGCAGTGTGCACGCAAACCATTCACAGGTGAACAGTGCAGTCATGATGCAGCAGTGATTTGTCAAG atcCAGCAACAGTTGATGCCTCTGCTACTCAGTGCATTAACAGTCACGTCATGCTGTTTGGTAACAGACTCAATAATACTGGTAGAGCGCAAATATGCATCAACAACGTGTGGGGAACAATATGTGACAATGGAATCAGTTCCAGTGAACTTCGAGTGATATGCAGACAGTGGGGACCTTATTCAGAAG GTGCCATTCTTCTCCATGATTCACCCTTTGGTCTCGGTAGTGGACCGGTATTCCTACAGTTCAGTGGATCCCGGTGTGACGGGTCGGAGGAAAACTTGCTCGACTGTGATCATAGGCCACTTTCTCTCACCACACCTCTTTGTTCAGATCATGCAAATGATGTAGCAGTGGTGTGCCCAT TGTGTGATCCGGACACAAATCAACCTTGCCTACAACAAACTGGTCCAAATTCGATGTGTATCTACAATTCCACAACGTCCTATAGCTGTGGGTGTCGACCTGGATTTCAAGGAGAAAACTGTGATG ACATCAATGAGTGTGACACTGATGATGGAAGTTGTCATAACTGTGAGAATACGGATGGAAGCTATACTTGTAATTGCTCTCATGGCTTTGAGCTCATGTCTATAAAAGACCGCAAATTCTGTCAAG ACATTAATGAGTGCGAAACTCTCGAAGCAGTTTGCAATGGAAGTACTTTTTGTAAGAACACAGACGGTGGCTATGTTTGTACTTGCAATGAGGGCTATAAGGTTGATGACAACAATACCTGTCATG ATATCAATGAGTGTGAAGAAGGTGGAATTCACAATTGTAGCGAGTATGCAACTTGTGATAATACAATTGGAGGATTTAACTGCACATGTCAATTTAAGTACAGTGGAGATGGGTTTTCATGTG GTTGTGCAGAAGGTGATATTCGGCTGATGAATGGCAGTGTACCGTCAGAGGGTCAGTCTGAGGGAAGAGTTGAAGTGTGTCGTGGAGGAGTGTTTGGGACAGTTTGTGACCGTTACTGGAATGACTTAAATGCTAGAGTTGTCTGCCATAGGCTTGGCTTCTCAGGAAAAG ATCACGCTGCCATCCGGAGAACTCTCACAAACAAATTGTATGGCAAGGCCCCCAACCTTTCTCAAATACATATGGACAAGGTTCTTTGTAGAGGAAATGAGACGTCTCTATTAAGCTGTCAAAATTCACAAAACATTAGCGATTGTAGGCACGTAGATGTTGCGAGTGTTAAGTGCGAAG TGCCTTGCTTTGAAGGAGATATTCGTTTGATACCCGATGAAGAGTCAAGTGAAGCATTTTACACTAAACTCAGAGAGAATAACAATGTTGAGAAGGAGTTTATATTTTATAACGGTCGGCTAAGGCTTGGGAGAGTAGAGATATGCCATGATCGCTCCTACACCACTGTGTGCAGGGATAATTGGGACAATCTAGACGCTTCTGTAGTGTGCTCTCAGCTTGGATTCTCTCCAAATG GAGCAGTTGTAGGACCGTCTAAATTCACCCAAAGGCAATTAGCAGTTTCACTCATTGATGTTAACTGTACTGGAAAAGAGGCACATCTCACAGATTGTGATAGTGAGAGCTCcagcgtgtgtgtgggtggtgatgATGCTGATGTCGTGTGTCAGG GAGTGGAGACGGTAAAATTTACTGAGGAAAATTGCTCTCATGGTGATATCAGATTGATTAACGATGGTGTACCACACTTGTTTGAAGGAAGACTGGAAGTTTGTGTGAACAATGTATGGGGCACTGTGTGTGAAATTGGTTTTGATCGCCTTGATGCACAAGTTGTGTGCATGATGGCTGGTTTTTCTGCAGGCAGAA ATCACATGTTCAGCACAATGTATGGACCTGGCAAAGGGCCTATCTTCCTTTCTCGACTGGATTGCGCTGGAACTGAAGACTCAATTTTTGATTGCAACACATTTGACTTTTCCAGTTTGCACAATTGCAACCACAACCAAGACATCAGCGTCATCTGTGAAT CTACATGCCCTGAAATAGAAGAAATAGGATCATTTGGCACTTATCTCTGGCTCGGTGATATAGTTGCAAAACAAACAATTTCGATACCTTGTGAATTAAATTGCAGCGGTGTAATAGTAGGTCGTGAGGCCATAAAGACATGTGATGAGTCTGGAAAGTGGGAAGATACTAACTACTCTGCGTGTCCTACTGCAAACACTTGCTACTTACAAAACCAAATCCAG GAGCTTACTGCACAAAATGCCAACAGCGTTGTTGCAGATGTCTCGGCGACTATCAGTAGAAGTGACGATGAAGATCAGTCGTCTGTCACCATTAAAGTGCTTTCTGAACTTTTTGAACATTTTGCCGGTCAACCGCCTCTCCCAGAGGAGGCCGTACAGGACCTTGTAGGCATTCTCAGTGATGTGAGCAATTGGACACTCGATGCTCTGCAGGATGATGCTCCAAG TATGGTTGAAACGTTTGAGTCCATCTTTAACAACTTTGATTTCACAACAACTGGCATTACCACGTCATCTCCATCTGTAGCATATATCGGAAGAGAG GTTTCTTTACAAAGTCTTCAACAATCTGGCCAAATGTTTTCATTAA ATGATGCTGGGCCATCTTTCACCGCGAGGAGCTCTTCAATGAGTATCAGTTTACCCCCTTCAGTATTTAGTAAATTCTCTTCTCCAAACATCCGTTTATCTTTCTCGGCATTCTCAGATGCTAACTTGTTTCCCCTGTCGCCTCAAACAAACAGGAATCCCAGGTTCCAAATAGGCTCGCCTGTGATTGGAGCCAATATCCTTGATCAGGCACTTGTGGGTAATGTCACCATTTCGATGATCCTTTCAAACACA AATTATAGAGCgccaatttgtagtttctggGACTCAGACTCAAGTTTGG GTACTGGAACCTGGAGTAATGAAGGCTGCTCTCTTGTCACTTATGACGAGAATAGTGGCTTAGTGGAGTGCACTTGCAACCATCTCACCAATTTTGGACTTCTTGCA AATACAAATCCTGTCAGTTGCCTCCCCAACACTCATGAGCCAAATGAAGACTTCACGGAGTGTATTC CTCGAACTCCTAATGTGACATTGGGAAATTACAGTTCTTCGGTTGATTACGGAAATGTGTTACTGATTGTGTGTGAAACTAGTCCATTATTCCGTGTTGAATGGAGATACAAAAATGGCACGCTAG TGGAGAGAAGTTTTAATGACGGGCCGCCTTCGGACTATGCTGGACATCTTTACTCTTTTAGAAATTCTACATCAAGAGTTGACCTTAGGACATTGGTGTTCAGCAACTCAAACATGGACCGCATCGATATTGGCTTTCAAGACGTTCAAAATGAAATATCACGTATGTACGAATGTGTGGCATCCAACTTTGAAGTAACTAATACTTCTGTCACTGTCACTCCTCGTCCTCGAACAG CTGAAGGGAGACCCTCTTTTATGAGATTTTCTACCGATCCTAACATGCTGATGCGCTTTGAACTGAACCCACCTGCACTGTTTGCTGGCTATATCAGTAATCAA ATTGTCAGTGAGGTTGACGAaattacagctgctcaatgcaGACCTCTGCCGGATGGAAG GAGGATGGAGGACGTTGAAAATTCCTGGGATAGGTACGATTGTATCCTGACTAGTAGCAGTGATAGTACAGTCATTACAAACGCAGCCAGCAACGTGTTGCAACGCCTACGATACCCAGTTGTTGTCAAGGACAGTGTGAATG TATCTAATCAAGGATTCTGTGACTCTGAAATCAATAACACTGTGCTGCACGGAGTGTATAGCTGGACAGAAACAGAAGTCGGAGGCAAAAATtcatttttatgttattacaggAGTCTGAATGCACCAAACAGCACTGCTACTGTAGCTAGAATATGTAATGGACACAGAATGTGGTCAACCTACACTCCAGGAGAGTGTATTAGTGAAACTACATTTGAGTTTCAACGGATTTCACAG ATTGGGATAACTTCTGAAAACATTGAAATGGTTGTAGAACAATTGGCGAATGCTGTGTCATTTGCTGCCACGGATATGCGAGATCAAATATCTGATAATGCAGCAGTAGTATCATCAACTTTGTCAAGTGCAGCAACAGTGGTGACCTCTGGAAACTTTTCAATTAACATTCCT TTTTTGACCAATGTCTCTGGAGTTGTTAGTGCAATCTCTATTTGGCCATCTAAAGCTATCAGAAACTCTTCGACAGAAGTTGTGTCGTCATTTGATACATTCGCTGAAAATCTTGTTAGCCAGGAGAACTTCACTAACAACACTATTGAACAACCACAACTCTTGTTCAGGGGACAGCAG GGAAACCTGTCAACTCTTCGGCAAGTTGGATTTGTGTTTGATGTGTCTGCACTTGACTTAATGACTGCTGTGAACAACTCATACAATG ATACAAGCCCTCCAGCTTACAACAAAGTTACAGTGATGCTCCCGAGTGAAGTCTTTAAACAGACTGAGTCGACAGGTCTTGCTTTTTCTGTGTACCCAAATTCATCTCTCTTCCCTCTGGATGAATATCTTGACAGTGTAGGTCTTATTGTTGGAACACCAGTCGTGGGGGCAATTGTGGCCAACACTTTCATCTCCAATCTGACACTACCAGTTACCATTACCTTGCCAATCATCGTTAACACTGAG AACTATACACGTACCAATCCCACTCACTGTGTTTCGTGGAACTTCACTACTG GAAACTGGAGTACTGATGGCTGTTCTGTGCTCGATAGCAACATCACTAATGGATCCATATCATGCCAGTGCAATCATCTCACCAACTTCGCAATCATTATG AATATTCAAGCAAGACTTAGCCCACGAAAGAGTGATGAAGTTCTGGATGCAATATCTTATATTGGATCTGTACTGTCAATCATAGGGCTCATCATAACGATCATTACGCTCACAGGATCAAA GAAACTTCGCTCATTGGACATTACTTACTTTCAAGTGCAGTTCTGCATCTCTGTACTTGGCATGCTTTTGACATTCATGATAGGGATCGACCGAACTGAAATTAAGGGAATCTGTACATTCATGTCCAGCCTGTTACAATATTTTGTGCTTTCTTCAATGTTATGGATGGCTGCTCAAGCATTGCTAATGTTCCGCAAGCTAGTTTTGGTCTTTGGAATTATCACAAAAAGATTCCTATTCATCACTTCCCTAATTTGTTGGA TACTTCCACTCGTATTTGTAACAGCCGCTCTTGGAACACTGAGCTCAGGAAATAATTATCTAATTTTCAGTGGCACAGATATGGCTGAGGATAGATCAACAGC GTGCTTCATTAGCAACCTTTATGTACTCCTGGGTACTGCACTAATCCCAATATATCTAGTGCTGATATTCAATTTGATTGTTTTTGCTTGTGTTTTATGGGTTATTATCAAGAAAATGCACCAAAAACAAGGTGTGGGGATGAACAATACGTCGAAGCTCAATATCGCTAACTTGAAACTGATGATGGGCATTTTCAGTATATCTGTGGTCCTAGGCCTTGCTTGGATATTTGGTGCTTTCACCTTCGATAAAGCATCCGAATTAGTATTCAGCTATCTCTTTGTTATTTTCAACGCATTTCAAGGCTTTGTGTTCTTCATATTTGTTGTGATCGTTAGCTCTGAGGGTCGAGCCTTTTGGACCAAAACTTTGAGGCTAAATGCTTTATCCAAACAGCTATCAAAAGGCAATAAAACCACTGGAAACAATTCAAGGTCACCATCCTCACCAAATGAAGTTATTTCATATGCAAATACTTCTACGAGACAGAGGAGCGATTTCACGAATAGTATTGAAAAAGAAAGCTCTTTTGAGGAAGCTTACATACCAGAAGACAGCAAATATTCTGTACCAGCGCAATCAGTAGATTTGGGTGACAAAGAAAATAGTATTGAGATGACAGTTATTCCAAATTCAAATCCCTACAATGACTCGAGTACCACCTCAGCCTCCATTGATTTATCGCAAGACGTCTCTATTGTACTTGAATGCCAAGAGAACAGTAGCTAA